The Medicago truncatula cultivar Jemalong A17 chromosome 4, MtrunA17r5.0-ANR, whole genome shotgun sequence genome includes a region encoding these proteins:
- the LOC112418111 gene encoding extensin-like, with protein MANVLVLVLALLQVSSLAVLAIEVSTHHHSHPHYLPTPTHAPAHPPSSYDIHSPSLDNHHNKHPPHHPPTPREAPIQPPSPSSIPSKSLDHPHIEHHHHNKHPPHHPSTPKKGPIQPPSQSPIPYNNLDHPHIERRPRPRHPPTPTPAPAYPPSSYDIHSLCLDHHHNKHPPHHPPTPSKAPIQPPSSSPTPSSSLDQPHIERIRRPRPRHPPTHAPVQPPSSVDSHSLRLDHHHNKHPPHHPSTPINAPVQPPSSSLILSNGLDHPHIEHHTPHPHHPPTPAPVQPASY; from the exons ATGGCCAATGTCCTAGTCTTAGTGTTAGCCTTACTCCAAGTGAGTTCTTTGGCAGTTCTTGCTATAGAGGTCAGTACTCACCACCATAGTCATCCTCATTACCTACCTACCCCAACCCATGCTCCCGCTCATCCACCATCTTCCTATGATATTCATTCTCCTAGTCTAGATAATCATCATAATAAACATCCTCCCCATCACCCACCTACCCCAAGAGAGGCCCCTATTCAGCCACCGTCTCCATCCTCCATTCCATCTAAGAGCCTAGATCATCCACACATTGAAC ATCACCATCACAATAAACATCCTCCCCATCACCCATCCACCCCAAAAAAGGGCCCTATTCAGCCACCGTCTCAATCCCCCATTCCATATAATAACCTAGATCATCCACACATTGAACGCAGACCACGTCCTCGTCACCCACCTACCCCAACCCCTGCTCCTGCTTATCCACCATCTTCCTATGATATTCATTCTCTTTGTCTAGATCATCATCACAATAAACATCCTCCCCATCATCCACCTACCCCAAGTAAGGCCCCTATTCAGCCACCGTCGTCATCCCCTACTCCATCTAGTAGCCTAGATCAACCACACATTGAACGCATACGTCGTCCTCGTCCTCGTCACCCACCAACCCATGCTCCTGTTCAACCACCATCTTCTGTGGATAGTCATTCTCTTCGTCTAGATCATCATCACAATAAACATCCTCCCCATCACCCATCTACCCCAATAAATGCCCCTGTTCAGCCACCGTCTTCATCCCTCATTCTATCCAACGGTCTAGATCATCCACACATTGAACACCACACACCTCATCCTCATCACCCACCAACCCCAGCTCCTGTTCAACCAGcatcttattaa